In Drosophila santomea strain STO CAGO 1482 chromosome 2L, Prin_Dsan_1.1, whole genome shotgun sequence, a single window of DNA contains:
- the LOC120452047 gene encoding sodium- and chloride-dependent glycine transporter 2-like: MIYETSYDTGLKPFSPDLKRGKWEKPTDYLFACFGLALKLDIFVASYWFFFDMGIFGMMPYLVYMAIYLVPIMVIHSFMGQFSSSGFISAFRLSPFFKGMGYVSVFLTIAMLIYYSIFAAVPLLFMINSFRPTLPWSCEGLKSWYNESAGKTTICNGTVIEDFNSMSDNDTEFHRLLVHVPSVLYFQYHFETAEEDNYPDLSQDYELSWRFVGLFFLVWTMVAFIFYKFSETAKFGKFLRYMVIVTLILLLLCFGRFLFLPGALMGLKSFMKPGLEEMLMGVSSTFVMVLHAFGAGWGSVMALSSFNEFKTDIMAYSWIISFGQIFIFTMFGMVSFMLDHYFNEHIEGSFNTQVLNHWVLFLSGASALSSLGWPNLWTFIYYTMLLMAALIVITTQIFTVLQSLFDEFEILRVRKQEVTFGLIGGIAVCSFFFCTNHGIIFFSALGLDVIFSHSLLHLLLLLVVLWIYGRERFQRDIEFMLGQHFASWKVFILRFIAPIILIICLVIGIFVCVMEHTYSSEIVLAISIILVVIPILAIPGYGIYFLYLSTGTFWERFKRTCRPTDWYPVEMEHRQKYEESLNNSDMTEQLTIVPN; this comes from the exons ATGATATATGAAACATCGTATGATACTGGGCTCAAGCCCTTTTCCCCCGATCTGAAGCGaggaaagtgggaaaaaccAACGGACTATTTATTCGCCTGCTTTGGATTGGCCCTTAAACTGGATATATTTGTGGCCTCGTATTGGTTCTTCTTCGATATGGGCA TTTTTGGGATGATGCCGTACCTAGTTTACATGGCAATATACTTGGTTCCAATAATGGTGATTCACTCCTTCATGGGTCAGTTCTCCAGCAGTGGGTTCATCTCCGCCTTCCGTCTGTCACCATTTTTTAAAG GGATGGGATATGTAAGCGTTTTCCTGACCATCGCCATGTTGATTTACTACAGCATCTTTGCTGCTGTTCCTCTGCTCTTCATGATTAACTCATTTCGACCTACTTTACCTTGGAGTTGTGAAGGCCTTAAGTCGTGGTACAATGAATCCGCTGGAAAAACTACA ATATGCAATGGGACAGTCATTGAGGATTTTAATAGTATGTCTGATAACGACACAGAGTTTCACAGATTACTAGTTCATGTACCTTCCGTACTGTACTTTCA ATACCACTTTGAAACCGCTGAAGAGGACAATTATCCAGATTTGAGTCAAGATTATGAGCTATCCTGGCGTTTTGTGGGCCTCTTCTTTCTAGTTTGGACAATGGTTgcattcattttttataaattctcGGAGACGGCGAAGTTTGGCAAATTTTTACGTTACATGGTTATTGTGACGCTGATTCTCCTCCTGTTGTGCTTTGGACGATTCCTCTTTCTTCCAGGCGCCCTCATGGGGCTAAAGAGCTTTATGAAGCCGGGTCTGGAGGAAATGCTAATGGGAGTTTCCTCGACATTTGTAATGGTTTTGCATGCATTCGGAGCTGGCTGGGGTAGTGTTATGGCCCTGTCCAGTTTCAACGAGTTCAAGACTGACATCATGGCGTATAGTTGGATTATTTCCTTCGGacagatttttatttttacaatgTTTGGCATGGTTTCCTTTATGCTGGATCACTACTTCAATG AACACATAGAGGGTTCTTTCAACACACAAGTATTGAACCATTGGGTTCTGTTTTTGTCCGGTGCTAGCGCCTTGTCTTCTTTGGGTTGGCCGAACCTGTGGACTTTCATTTACTATACTATGCTGTTAATGGCTGCCCTTATTGTGATA ACGACGCAGATATTCACAGTTTTGCAAAGTTTGTTTGATGAGTTTGAAATACTTAGAGTGAGAAAACAGGAGGTAACCTTTGGCTTAATTGGAGGCATTGCAGTATGCTCCTTTTTCTTTTGCACAAAC catgGCATAATTTTCTTTTCGGCCTTGGGTTTGGATGTCATTTTCTCACATAGtctgctgcatttgctgctcCTCTTGGTGGTTTTGTGGATCTATGGTCGAGAACGTTTCCAGCGGGATATTGAGTTCATGTTGGGCCAGCATTTTGCCTCCTGGAAGGTCTTTATACTCCGCTTCATAGCAccaataatattaattatttgcctG GTAATAGGAATATTTGTGTGCGTCATGGAGCACACCTACTCCTCAGAAATAGTCCTTGCAATATCCATTATACTAGTGGTTATACCCATTCTGGCCATTCCTGGGTATGGAATCTACTTCCTCTACCTAAGCACTGGCACCTTTTGGGAACGCTTCAAACGCACCTGCCGACCCACCGATTGGTATCCGGTTGAGATGGAGCACCGCCAGAAGTACGAGGAATCCTTAAACAATTCGGATATGACCGAACAGCTTACTATCGTGCCAAACTAA
- the LOC120452070 gene encoding sodium- and chloride-dependent neutral and basic amino acid transporter B(0+)-like, giving the protein MAYETSYAIGLKPFSPDPNRGKWDKPTDYLFACFGLALKLDVFVASFWMFYGMGILGILSYFVYMAIYLVPIMVIHSFMGQFSSSGFISAFRLSPFFKGMGYVSAFLSIFMLIYYSIFAAVPLLFIINSFRPTLPWSCEGLSSWYNGNATNCKNELVLDDFKTQYNTTFKVFHIPSVRYFQSIINDGHKNHFAALLYHPDALEVSNQDFELSWHFVGLFAIIWAVIAFIFYKFSETAKFGKLIRYMVIVTLVLLLVCFVRFLFLPEAINGLNRYVIPSSANMAMGLSSTFIMVLHAFGAGWGSVIALSSFNGFKTNIMSYSWIISFGQIFIYIMFGMVTFMLECYLNELSESDHYTYSMRHWLIYLSSASVLTTMAWPNLWIFIYYSMLFLAALIVMTTQIFTVLQSLFDEFEILRVRKQQVTFGLIGGIAVCSLYFCTNHGCVLFSVLGLDAFFSHSLLHLLLLLVVLWIYGRERFQRDIEFMLGQHFASWKVFILRFIAPILLVICLFVGILLSHLKHTISTDVVVVMSIVLVDLPILAIPVYGLYHLYQRTGTFWERFKRTCRPTDWYPLEMEHRQKYEEALNNLDMTQQLCEVTEEVN; this is encoded by the exons ATGGCATATGAAACATCGTATGCTATTGGGCTTAAGCCCTTCTCCCCTGATCCCAATCGTGGCAAGTGGGATAAGCCCACGGACTATTTATTCGCCTGCTTTGGATTAGCCTTGAAGTTGGATGTCTTTGTGGCATCGTTTTGGATGTTCTACGGCATGGGCA TTTTAGGAATACTGTCGTACTTTGTCTATATGGCCATTTATCTGGTTCCCATCATGGTAATTCACTCCTTCATGGGTCAGTTTTCCAGCAGCGGGTTCATCTCCGCCTTTCGCCTGTCGCCATTTTTCAAGG gCATGGGATATGTGAGTGCATTTTTATCTATCTTCATGCTTATTTACTATAGCATTTTCGCTGCGGTTCCTCTGCTCTTCATAATAAACTCATTCCGACCCACCTTACCATGGAGTTGTGAAGGGCTGAGTTCTTGGTACAATGGAAATGCTACT aATTGTAAGAACGAACTAGTCTTGGATGATTTTAAAACGCAATACAACACCACTTTTAAAGTCTTTCATATACCTTCCGTGCGATACTTTCA ATCAATTATAAATGATGGTCACAAAAATCACTTTGCTGCACTTTTATATCATCCGGATGCGCTTGAGGTTTCAAATCAGGATTTCGAGTTATCTTGGCATTTTGTGGGCCTCTTCGCAATCATTTGGGCTGTAATTgcattcattttttataaattctcGGAGACGGCCAAGTTTGGAAAACTTATACGCTACATGGTAATTGTCACCCTGGTTCTTCTTCTGGTGTGCTTTGTGCGATTCCTGTTCCTTCCTGAAGCTATTAACGGACTCAACAGATATGTGATTCCAAGTTCAGCTAATATGGCCATGGGACTATCCTCCACATTTATCATGGTCCTTCATGCATTCGGAGCAGGATGGGGCAGTGTAATAGCCCTGTCCAGTTTCAATGGGTTTAAGACAAACATAATGTCGTATAGTTGGATTATTTCCTTTGGACAGATCTTCATTTACATCATGTTTGGCATGGTTACCTTTATGTTGGAATGTTACTTGAATG AACTCTCTGAAAGTGATCATTACACATATTCAATGCGCCATTGGCTGATATATTTGTCAAGTGCTTCTGTCTTGACCACAATGGCTTGGCCAAACCTatggatttttatttactattCTATGCTCTTTTTAGCTGCTCTAATTGTGATG ACAACGCAGATATTCACAGTTTTGCAAAGTTTGTTTGATGAGTTTGAAATACTTAGAGTGAGAAAGCAGCAGGTAACTTTTGGCTTAATTGGAGGCATTGCAGTATGCTCCCTTTACTTTTGCACAAAT CATGGCTGTGTTCtcttttcggttttgggtCTTGATGCCTTCTTCTCACATAGtctgctgcatttgctgctcCTCTTGGTGGTTTTGTGGATCTATGGACGAGAACGATTCCAGCGGGATATCGAGTTTATGCTGGGCCAGCATTTTGCCTCCTGGAAGGTCTTTATACTCCGCTTCATAGCTCCAATACTTTTAGTCATATGTCTG TTCGTCGGAATCCTTCTGTCCCATTTGAAGCATACTATTTCCACAGACGTGGTCGTCGTGATGTCCATTGTCCTCGTAGATTTGCCCATTTTGGCAATTCCTGTATACGGATTGTACCATCTTTACCAGCGCACTGGCACCTTTTGGGAACGCTTCAAACGCACCTGTCGACCCACCGATTGGTATCCGCTTGAGATGGAGCACCGCCAGAAGTACGAGGAAGCTTTAAACAATTTGGATATGACCCAACAGCTGTGCGAGGTTACTGAGGAGGTCAACTAG